The Sphingobium sp. BYY-5 genome contains a region encoding:
- a CDS encoding molybdopterin molybdotransferase MoeA → MSAPCEANLSYERAHNLMRVHVRPLDPETIPIAEAAGRVLAEPLSARVDSPRADVAAMDGFAVREDTLTPGLGNLAIAGTTYAGGLPGMPLDRHMAWRITTGAPVPANADRVIPFELVEERAECISLVEPLPMGRHIRKRATDFSTGQILLDAGTLLDPARLIVATASDQPFAVVHRRPRLRIVASGDELSPAGEAAARTMGVPDSLTDALLLFARLWGAETDGKAIVGDEAGSIEQATRFAIERADMVVVLGGAASGDRDLSRPALLALGLELDFAGVAMKPGKPVWYGRIGRTHVLGLPGNPAGALIAARLFLAPLLSALGGRGFDAAFAWHEAKLEHAVPAGGSKELFLYARQEYSAVRIIDKQSASAQLPLAAANLIARRQANAPALLEGDTITVLDL, encoded by the coding sequence GTGAGCGCGCCGTGCGAGGCCAATCTATCGTATGAGCGCGCCCATAACCTCATGCGCGTTCATGTACGGCCCCTCGACCCGGAGACGATCCCGATCGCCGAGGCTGCCGGACGCGTGCTCGCCGAACCCTTGAGCGCGAGGGTCGATTCTCCGCGCGCCGACGTCGCAGCGATGGATGGCTTTGCCGTGCGTGAGGATACATTGACGCCCGGGCTCGGCAACCTCGCAATTGCCGGAACCACCTATGCGGGTGGACTGCCCGGAATGCCCTTGGATCGGCACATGGCGTGGCGCATCACGACGGGCGCGCCCGTTCCGGCGAACGCGGACCGGGTCATCCCCTTCGAACTGGTCGAGGAGAGGGCGGAATGCATATCCCTGGTGGAGCCGCTCCCAATGGGCCGGCATATCCGCAAGCGTGCAACCGATTTCAGTACTGGGCAGATCCTGCTTGATGCTGGCACGCTCCTCGATCCGGCTCGTTTGATTGTCGCGACCGCGTCCGATCAGCCCTTCGCGGTCGTTCACCGGCGGCCAAGGCTGCGGATCGTCGCCAGCGGCGATGAACTGAGCCCGGCCGGCGAGGCGGCGGCGCGCACCATGGGCGTGCCAGATAGCCTCACCGATGCGCTGCTCCTCTTCGCCCGCCTATGGGGCGCCGAGACCGACGGAAAGGCGATCGTCGGCGACGAGGCGGGGTCAATCGAGCAGGCGACCCGCTTTGCGATCGAACGTGCCGACATGGTCGTCGTCCTTGGCGGAGCGGCAAGCGGTGACCGAGACCTTTCCCGGCCAGCCCTGCTGGCGCTCGGGCTCGAGCTCGACTTCGCCGGTGTCGCCATGAAACCCGGGAAACCGGTCTGGTATGGCCGCATCGGCAGGACGCATGTCCTGGGGCTCCCCGGCAATCCGGCGGGCGCTCTGATCGCTGCGCGCCTGTTCCTCGCGCCGCTTCTATCCGCTCTTGGTGGACGTGGGTTCGACGCGGCATTCGCATGGCACGAAGCGAAACTGGAACACGCCGTCCCGGCCGGCGGCTCGAAAGAGCTCTTCCTCTATGCGCGGCAGGAATATTCCGCGGTCCGTATCATCGACAAGCAGTCCGCGTCCGCGCAGCTGCCCCTCGCTGCTGCGAACCTCATTGCCCGCCGACAAGCCAATGCCCCGGCACTGCTCGAGGGCGATACAATCACGGTCCTCGATCTATGA
- a CDS encoding mechanosensitive ion channel domain-containing protein — MKELFGPLVMQLFDPTQIIGALVYGGIFFVLGIILSWVVRRLIATALKHDQSDRIDQITLSFLSHLAILILWLILLACYAHLVPPLNRIGTALLAGVSLVSVIVGFAAQTTLGNLVAGISLVLYKPFRRGDRIQIAAPTKDEFEVGTVEDISLGYTVLRTDDGREIIIANGAMAQQTMIRLPRSTSTQAEPQSDTQQTTGGKNV; from the coding sequence ATGAAGGAGCTGTTCGGGCCACTGGTCATGCAACTGTTCGATCCGACGCAGATCATCGGGGCGCTGGTCTATGGCGGGATATTCTTCGTCCTCGGGATAATCTTGTCCTGGGTTGTGCGCCGCCTGATCGCAACGGCCCTCAAGCACGACCAGTCCGATCGTATCGACCAGATCACGCTCTCATTCCTGAGTCATCTCGCGATCCTGATCCTGTGGCTGATCTTGCTCGCCTGCTATGCGCATCTCGTTCCGCCTCTCAACCGTATCGGGACGGCCTTGCTCGCGGGGGTCAGCCTCGTATCGGTCATCGTCGGCTTCGCGGCCCAGACCACCCTCGGCAACCTCGTCGCCGGCATCAGCCTGGTCCTCTACAAGCCCTTTCGTCGTGGTGATCGCATTCAGATCGCCGCTCCCACCAAAGATGAATTCGAGGTCGGCACCGTCGAGGACATCTCGCTCGGCTACACGGTGCTTCGGACTGACGACGGCCGGGAAATCATCATCGCCAATGGCGCAATGGCCCAGCAGACCATGATCCGGCTGCCGCGATCGACCTCAACCCAGGCCGAGCCGCAATCAGACACGCAGCAAACGACAGGGGGCAAGAATGTTTGA
- a CDS encoding DUF1345 domain-containing protein — MFDRARALLGRHIAPPKFLLFSAAFVLVSIIASIKLGDPRIGLLIGFDAGALVFFAAVLPLLNDDTPTMRATAKTNDANRAALLTITVLISTVILFAVGTLIASKATMRWEGVALIVATLAFTWLFANTVFALHYAHLYYSPDGDGDRGGLEVPHAKAPSYWDFLYFSFTLGMTFQTSDVAISGRHMRRVVLGQSMAAFLFNMGVLAFTVNALGGL, encoded by the coding sequence ATGTTTGACCGTGCACGAGCCTTGCTGGGGCGCCATATCGCGCCGCCAAAATTCCTGCTCTTCAGCGCCGCGTTCGTCCTGGTTTCGATCATTGCGAGCATAAAGCTGGGCGACCCCCGCATCGGGCTCCTTATCGGCTTCGACGCCGGAGCCCTTGTCTTCTTTGCGGCCGTTCTACCCCTCCTCAATGACGACACCCCGACGATGCGAGCAACCGCAAAGACCAACGATGCAAATCGTGCGGCGCTCCTCACCATCACGGTTCTCATCTCAACTGTCATCCTCTTTGCCGTCGGAACATTGATTGCCAGCAAGGCAACGATGCGCTGGGAAGGTGTGGCTCTCATCGTTGCGACACTCGCGTTCACCTGGTTGTTTGCGAACACGGTGTTTGCCTTGCACTACGCCCATCTCTACTATTCCCCCGATGGGGACGGAGATCGCGGGGGCCTTGAGGTCCCGCATGCCAAGGCGCCCAGCTACTGGGACTTCCTCTACTTCAGCTTCACGCTCGGGATGACCTTCCAGACGTCGGATGTGGCTATCAGCGGCCGTCACATGCGGCGCGTGGTTCTGGGTCAGTCTATGGCCGCCTTCCTGTTCAACATGGGCGTGTTGGCCTTCACCGTGAATGCACTGGGCGGGCTTTGA
- a CDS encoding helix-turn-helix domain-containing protein: MHNSILVQSPTFLSNDEAANFLRLSPRTLEKLRVVGGGPPFRKLRRRVFYALEDLQKWAACRAFDTTADPHYQRYGV, translated from the coding sequence GTGCATAATTCGATCCTAGTTCAGAGCCCGACGTTCTTATCAAATGATGAAGCTGCCAATTTTCTCCGCCTTTCCCCACGCACACTTGAAAAGCTGCGGGTTGTGGGCGGCGGACCGCCGTTCAGGAAACTCCGGAGAAGAGTATTTTACGCGCTGGAAGATCTGCAAAAATGGGCAGCCTGTCGAGCCTTCGACACCACCGCCGATCCACATTACCAACGATATGGTGTGTGA
- the pth gene encoding aminoacyl-tRNA hydrolase, whose translation MQIWVGLGNPGAQYAMHRHNVGFMAVDLIADMHRFSPPKKQFQGWVQEGRIGPEKILLLKPATFMNESGRSVGEAMRFYKLTPQDVTVFHDELDLTPMKVKVKRGGGNAGHNGLRSTDAHIGADFRRVRIGIGHPGHKDKVHGYVLGNYAKSEMDALADMLGAIGAEAEWLAKNDDARFMNEVALRLAD comes from the coding sequence ATGCAGATCTGGGTCGGCCTCGGCAATCCGGGCGCGCAATATGCGATGCACCGGCATAATGTCGGCTTCATGGCCGTAGACCTGATCGCCGACATGCACCGCTTTTCGCCGCCGAAGAAGCAGTTCCAGGGCTGGGTGCAGGAAGGGCGGATCGGCCCGGAAAAAATCCTGCTGCTGAAACCCGCCACCTTCATGAACGAAAGCGGCCGCTCGGTGGGCGAAGCGATGCGCTTCTACAAGCTCACCCCGCAGGACGTCACGGTCTTTCACGATGAACTCGACCTGACGCCGATGAAGGTCAAGGTGAAGCGCGGCGGCGGCAATGCCGGGCATAATGGGCTGCGATCGACCGACGCGCATATCGGCGCGGATTTCCGCCGGGTGCGGATCGGCATCGGCCATCCGGGGCACAAGGACAAGGTCCATGGCTATGTGCTGGGCAATTACGCCAAGAGCGAGATGGACGCCCTGGCCGACATGCTGGGCGCGATCGGCGCGGAGGCGGAGTGGCTGGCGAAGAATGACGACGCCCGTTTCATGAACGAAGTCGCGCTGCGGCTGGCGGACTGA
- a CDS encoding 50S ribosomal protein L25/general stress protein Ctc, translating into MSEQLTLSAEARDRAGKGASRALRREGRVPAVIYGNNEEPLSIHVEEKLLSKQLGTGHFFNSVIMVEVGGKTVRTLAKDVAFHPVSDRPLHADFLRVSEHASVHVNVPVRFANEDASPGLKKGGVLNIVRHEVELIVDAAEIPEDVVVDLQGFEVGDSIHISAVTLPKGAKTAIDDRDFTIATIVAPSALKSAEGDAETPAAEGE; encoded by the coding sequence ATGAGCGAGCAGCTTACGCTGTCGGCCGAGGCACGCGATCGGGCAGGCAAGGGAGCCTCCCGCGCTCTCCGCCGCGAGGGCCGCGTTCCCGCCGTCATCTACGGAAATAATGAAGAACCCCTGTCGATCCACGTCGAGGAAAAGCTCCTCAGCAAACAGCTCGGCACCGGCCACTTCTTCAATTCGGTCATCATGGTCGAAGTCGGCGGCAAGACTGTCCGCACGCTCGCCAAGGACGTGGCATTCCACCCCGTCTCCGACCGTCCGCTGCACGCCGATTTCCTGCGCGTTTCGGAACATGCCTCCGTCCACGTCAACGTGCCGGTGCGCTTCGCCAACGAAGACGCTTCGCCGGGCCTGAAGAAGGGCGGCGTGTTGAACATCGTTCGTCACGAAGTCGAACTGATCGTCGACGCCGCTGAAATCCCCGAAGATGTCGTCGTCGACCTCCAGGGCTTCGAAGTCGGCGATTCGATCCACATCAGCGCGGTGACGCTGCCCAAGGGCGCGAAGACCGCGATCGACGATCGTGACTTCACCATCGCCACCATCGTTGCCCCGTCGGCTCTCAAGAGCGCCGAAGGCGACGCCGAAACCCCGGCAGCAGAAGGCGAATAA
- a CDS encoding TraB/GumN family protein, translating to MRLVTGLLALFALTLIAACDKAPQPPAQGGPALWQVQRGDMNGWLFGTIHVLPRGVAWDTPAIRDAMGQADRLVLEAADLQDQQKTLALFEQMGRSPGLPPLEARVPMDEKAALVKAIDDGGTSSQLLSGYESWAAAMLLSAASQQALHVSQDDGVEPVLIETFKKAGKPIDGLETVERQFAAFDTLPEAAQAKLLVQTVHEAKDMKALYDLILKAWVKGDMDAIAREDQHGEQPDPQVEEAVLVARNRDWAKAIGPMKGRPFIAVGAGHLTGRENLIDLLKARGFTVTRVQ from the coding sequence ATGCGTCTCGTCACCGGGCTCCTCGCCCTTTTCGCCCTCACCCTGATCGCAGCCTGCGACAAGGCGCCCCAGCCCCCGGCGCAGGGTGGCCCGGCGCTGTGGCAGGTGCAGCGCGGCGATATGAACGGCTGGTTGTTCGGCACGATCCATGTCCTGCCCAGGGGCGTCGCCTGGGACACACCGGCGATCAGGGACGCCATGGGGCAGGCGGACCGGCTGGTGCTGGAGGCGGCGGATTTGCAGGACCAGCAGAAGACGCTGGCCCTGTTCGAGCAGATGGGCCGCAGTCCCGGCCTGCCGCCGCTGGAGGCGCGCGTGCCGATGGACGAGAAGGCCGCACTGGTCAAGGCGATCGACGATGGCGGCACCAGTTCGCAACTGCTGTCGGGCTATGAAAGCTGGGCGGCGGCGATGCTGCTCTCGGCGGCGAGCCAGCAGGCGCTCCATGTCAGCCAGGATGACGGGGTGGAGCCGGTGCTGATCGAGACCTTCAAAAAAGCGGGCAAGCCGATCGACGGACTGGAGACGGTGGAACGGCAGTTCGCGGCGTTCGATACGCTACCGGAAGCGGCGCAGGCCAAGCTGCTGGTGCAGACGGTGCATGAAGCCAAGGACATGAAGGCGCTGTACGACCTCATCCTCAAAGCCTGGGTCAAGGGCGACATGGATGCCATCGCCAGGGAGGACCAACATGGCGAGCAACCAGACCCGCAAGTTGAGGAAGCCGTGCTGGTCGCGCGCAACCGCGATTGGGCGAAGGCGATCGGACCGATGAAGGGGCGGCCCTTCATCGCGGTCGGCGCGGGCCATCTGACGGGGCGGGAGAATCTGATCGACCTGCTGAAAGCGCGGGGATTTACGGTGACGCGGGTGCAGTAA
- a CDS encoding TraB/GumN family protein — protein MKMIPALLRALSAALLLVGGVAQARPANTTTPALWQVKDADTTIYLFGTVHVMKPGIDWFDGTVKRAFDGSDQLVLEIIEPDDPSQLGATMSTMALAKDGVKLSDRLNDKARTAYQAAMESYGLPWQTFDMFNPWMAGMILSVAPLERLGYRNDLGAEKILRSAAQAAGKKVDALETVEQQVGFFAELPMAQQVQFLNATVDGLPDMEKEFGDLLTYWQAGQPDKLAKAMNESLEATPELAQVLLTDRNANWARWIKARLEQPGTVFVAVGAGHLAGKNSVQEQLKALGVVTHRVKE, from the coding sequence ATGAAGATGATCCCCGCTTTGCTGCGCGCGCTGAGCGCCGCGCTGCTGCTGGTCGGCGGCGTGGCGCAGGCCCGTCCCGCCAACACCACCACCCCTGCCCTCTGGCAGGTCAAGGACGCCGACACGACCATCTATCTGTTCGGCACCGTCCATGTGATGAAGCCGGGGATCGACTGGTTCGACGGGACCGTGAAACGGGCGTTCGACGGTTCGGATCAGTTGGTGCTGGAAATCATCGAGCCGGACGATCCCAGCCAGTTGGGCGCAACCATGTCGACCATGGCGCTGGCGAAGGACGGGGTGAAGCTGTCCGACCGGCTGAACGACAAGGCGCGAACCGCCTATCAGGCAGCAATGGAATCCTATGGCCTGCCCTGGCAGACATTCGACATGTTCAATCCCTGGATGGCGGGCATGATATTGTCGGTCGCGCCGCTGGAGCGGCTGGGATACAGGAATGACCTGGGCGCGGAGAAGATATTGCGCAGCGCAGCGCAGGCCGCGGGCAAGAAGGTCGACGCGCTGGAAACGGTGGAGCAGCAGGTGGGCTTCTTCGCCGAGTTGCCGATGGCGCAGCAGGTACAGTTCCTGAACGCCACGGTGGACGGCTTGCCGGATATGGAGAAGGAATTTGGCGACCTGCTGACCTATTGGCAGGCGGGGCAGCCGGACAAGCTGGCCAAGGCGATGAACGAATCGCTGGAGGCGACGCCGGAACTGGCGCAGGTACTGCTGACCGACCGCAACGCCAATTGGGCCAGGTGGATCAAGGCGCGGCTGGAGCAGCCCGGCACGGTCTTCGTCGCGGTCGGCGCGGGCCATCTAGCGGGCAAGAACAGCGTGCAGGAGCAGTTGAAGGCGCTGGGCGTGGTGACGCATCGCGTGAAGGAGTGA
- a CDS encoding glycine--tRNA ligase subunit alpha produces MAEGKALSFQDLILTLHAYWGKQGCVILQPYDMEVGAGTFHPATTLRSLGPNAWNAAYVQPSRRPTDGRYGENPNRLQHYYQYQVIMKPSPANLQELYLGSLVEIGIDPLVHDIRFVEDDWESPTLGAWGLGWEVWCDGMEVTQFTYFQQMGGYDCKPVAGELTYGLERLAMYIQGVDSVYDLKFNDAGVTYGDVFLANEQQMSKWNFEIADTEKLFRWFKDCQAEWRQCIDANVPLAAYDQAIKASHVFNLLQARGVISVQERASYMGQVRDMAKGSCEAWIASNSDEWAAKYPGWAA; encoded by the coding sequence GTGGCCGAAGGCAAAGCGCTTTCCTTCCAGGACCTGATCCTGACCCTCCATGCCTATTGGGGGAAACAGGGCTGCGTCATCCTCCAACCCTATGACATGGAAGTGGGCGCGGGCACCTTCCACCCTGCGACCACGCTGCGCAGCCTTGGCCCGAACGCCTGGAACGCCGCCTATGTGCAGCCCAGCCGCCGCCCGACCGACGGCCGCTATGGCGAAAATCCCAACCGGCTCCAGCATTATTACCAATATCAGGTCATCATGAAGCCGTCCCCGGCGAACTTGCAGGAACTCTATCTGGGATCGCTGGTGGAAATCGGCATCGACCCGCTGGTCCACGACATCCGCTTCGTCGAGGATGACTGGGAAAGCCCCACGCTGGGCGCCTGGGGTCTGGGCTGGGAAGTCTGGTGCGACGGCATGGAAGTCACCCAGTTCACCTATTTCCAGCAGATGGGCGGCTATGACTGCAAGCCGGTCGCGGGCGAACTGACCTACGGCCTCGAACGCCTCGCCATGTATATTCAGGGTGTCGACAGCGTCTATGACCTCAAGTTCAACGACGCCGGTGTGACCTATGGCGACGTGTTCCTGGCGAATGAGCAGCAGATGTCGAAATGGAATTTCGAGATCGCCGACACCGAAAAGCTGTTCCGCTGGTTCAAGGACTGCCAGGCCGAATGGCGCCAGTGCATCGACGCCAATGTGCCGCTGGCCGCTTATGACCAGGCGATCAAGGCCAGCCATGTCTTCAACCTGCTCCAGGCGCGCGGCGTCATTTCGGTACAGGAACGCGCGAGCTACATGGGCCAGGTGCGCGACATGGCAAAGGGTAGCTGCGAGGCGTGGATTGCTAGCAACAGCGACGAATGGGCTGCGAAATATCCGGGGTGGGCGGCGTGA
- the glyS gene encoding glycine--tRNA ligase subunit beta encodes MTDFLLELRCEEIPARMQLKASDDLARLFTEELAKAGLKPSSIDSFVTPRRLALIARDLPLETAAVSEEFKGPRTSAPAQALDGFLRKTGLTQDQLEDREGVWFAVVNKPGRATAEVLAQAVPAIIRAFPWPKSMRWGVASQTTESLRWVRPLQGIVAILGEELVDIEIEGASPGKVGTGFPSGDAANKNVIKSGFATLGHRFHHPGEITIGGAHDYAEKLRACHVIVSHQERQAIIAAKAEEAAAAKGYTVIEDKGLVAENAGLTEWPVPLLGDFDPAFLEVPPEVIQLTLRINQKYFVLRDAAGKLAPAFICTANIEAKDGGAAIIAGNRKVLAARLSDARHFWEEDQWHHEGTGASRRRSTRKTLAEHAEKLVRITFHEKLGTVADKVERVAKLARWLVEEGIVTPDTSVTPISTVIPAKAGTHLPTSHPDAAPEMDSRLRGHDEDKKTLADLAEQAAYLAKADLVTEMVGEFPELQGVMGGYYARAEGLPDAVADAIRDHYKPVGQGDDVPTAPVTVAVSLADKLDTLVAFFAAGMFPTGSKDPFALRRSALSILSLLTENKIRLSLASAISYSFDLIRRSFLNTQLLAELSKLRGKNIAGNQEHLGRLMVSIMAGFNPDRAWTGVERDAATALVSELLDFFADRLKVQQKEAGVRHDLIDAVFALGGEDDLIRLLARVKALQSFVATDDGTNLLAGYKRAANILKKEGAEALEPTRHPGLEPGSRLSGGAEGSETPDQVRGDGSGLVAQKALSYIPEKAEADLIAALDVAEPQAAQAVAAEEFEGAMAALATLRAPIDAFFDSVTVNDADPAKRTTRLALLARVRDAVHNVADFSKITG; translated from the coding sequence ATGACTGACTTCCTCCTCGAACTGCGCTGCGAGGAAATTCCCGCGCGTATGCAATTGAAGGCATCGGACGATCTCGCCCGCCTCTTTACCGAGGAACTGGCGAAGGCTGGCCTCAAGCCGAGCAGCATCGACAGCTTCGTCACCCCCCGCCGCCTCGCGCTGATCGCCCGCGACCTGCCGCTCGAAACCGCGGCGGTGAGCGAGGAATTTAAAGGCCCGCGCACCAGCGCCCCGGCCCAGGCGCTCGACGGCTTCCTGCGCAAGACCGGCCTGACCCAGGACCAGCTCGAAGACCGGGAAGGTGTCTGGTTCGCTGTCGTGAACAAGCCCGGCCGCGCCACCGCCGAAGTGCTGGCGCAAGCCGTTCCCGCCATCATCCGCGCCTTTCCCTGGCCCAAGTCGATGCGCTGGGGCGTCGCCAGCCAGACCACGGAAAGCCTGCGCTGGGTCCGTCCGCTCCAGGGCATCGTCGCCATATTGGGCGAGGAACTGGTCGATATCGAGATCGAAGGAGCATCGCCAGGAAAAGTGGGAACCGGTTTTCCGTCCGGCGATGCGGCCAACAAGAATGTCATTAAGTCAGGCTTCGCCACGCTCGGCCACCGCTTCCATCATCCCGGTGAAATCACCATTGGTGGTGCGCACGACTATGCCGAAAAGCTGCGCGCCTGCCACGTCATCGTCAGCCATCAGGAACGGCAGGCGATCATCGCGGCGAAGGCCGAAGAGGCAGCCGCCGCCAAGGGCTACACCGTCATCGAGGACAAGGGACTGGTCGCGGAGAATGCGGGCCTGACCGAATGGCCGGTGCCGCTGCTGGGCGATTTCGACCCGGCCTTCCTTGAGGTGCCGCCTGAGGTTATCCAGCTAACCCTGCGCATCAACCAGAAATATTTCGTGCTGCGCGACGCTGCCGGGAAACTGGCGCCCGCCTTCATCTGCACCGCCAATATCGAGGCGAAGGATGGCGGCGCGGCGATCATCGCGGGCAACCGCAAGGTGCTCGCTGCGCGGTTGAGCGATGCCCGCCATTTCTGGGAAGAGGACCAGTGGCATCATGAGGGGACGGGCGCGTCGCGTCGCCGTTCTACGCGCAAGACGCTGGCCGAACATGCCGAAAAACTTGTGCGCATCACCTTCCATGAGAAGCTGGGCACCGTCGCCGACAAGGTGGAGCGCGTCGCGAAACTCGCCCGCTGGCTGGTGGAAGAGGGGATCGTTACCCCCGACACATCCGTCACCCCAATATCAACCGTCATCCCCGCGAAGGCGGGGACCCATCTCCCGACCTCGCATCCGGACGCAGCGCCGGAGATGGATTCCCGCCTTCGCGGGCATGACGAAGATAAAAAAACGCTCGCCGACCTCGCCGAACAGGCTGCTTATCTCGCCAAGGCCGATCTCGTCACCGAAATGGTCGGCGAATTCCCCGAATTGCAGGGCGTGATGGGCGGCTATTACGCCCGCGCCGAAGGCCTGCCCGATGCCGTCGCCGACGCGATCCGCGACCATTATAAGCCGGTCGGGCAGGGCGATGACGTGCCGACCGCACCGGTTACGGTGGCGGTGTCGCTGGCGGATAAGCTGGATACGCTGGTAGCCTTCTTCGCCGCTGGTATGTTCCCGACCGGATCGAAAGACCCCTTCGCTTTGCGGCGATCGGCCCTGTCCATCCTCAGTCTGCTGACCGAAAACAAGATCCGCCTGTCGTTGGCGTCGGCTATTTCCTACAGCTTCGATCTGATCCGGCGGTCTTTCCTCAACACCCAGTTGCTTGCGGAACTCTCCAAACTACGCGGTAAAAATATTGCGGGTAATCAAGAACATCTGGGTCGTTTGATGGTCAGCATCATGGCGGGTTTCAATCCCGACCGGGCCTGGACGGGCGTGGAGCGTGACGCCGCCACCGCGCTGGTCAGCGAACTCCTCGACTTCTTCGCCGATCGCCTCAAGGTTCAGCAGAAGGAAGCCGGCGTTCGTCACGACCTGATCGACGCGGTGTTCGCGCTGGGCGGCGAGGATGATCTGATTCGCCTGCTCGCTCGCGTGAAGGCGCTCCAGTCCTTTGTCGCGACCGACGATGGCACGAACCTGCTCGCCGGCTACAAGCGCGCCGCCAATATCCTCAAGAAAGAAGGCGCAGAGGCGCTTGAACCCACCCGTCACCCCGGCCTTGAGCCGGGGTCCCGCTTGTCTGGCGGCGCTGAAGGCAGCGAGACCCCGGATCAAGTCCGGGGTGACGGAAGTGGACTGGTCGCGCAAAAGGCCCTTTCCTACATCCCCGAAAAGGCGGAAGCTGATCTGATCGCTGCGCTCGACGTGGCGGAACCGCAGGCGGCACAGGCTGTCGCGGCCGAGGAGTTCGAAGGCGCCATGGCCGCGCTCGCGACGCTCCGCGCGCCGATCGACGCCTTCTTTGACAGCGTCACGGTCAATGATGCCGATCCGGCCAAACGCACGACTCGCCTCGCGCTGCTGGCGCGGGTGCGTGATGCAGTGCACAATGTCGCCGACTTTTCGAAAATTACGGGATAA